CCCAGACAGGAATATCGCGGTTGGACCATCAGCTCCACCAATAATACCAATGGCACCTGCTTCTTCGGGCGAAAATCCGATTAGAAGGGCTATGGCGTAGGCTCCAAAAATACCAAGCTGAGCCGCTGCGCCGATAAGCATCAGCTTTGGGTTGGATATTAATGCTGAGAAATCGGTCATTGCTCCAATCCCCAAGAAAATAAGGGGTGGATATATTCCGTTTAGTACGCCGAAGTAGAGGTAGTTTAGTACGCTGCCTTGCTCGTAAATTCCGACTTGGAATCCTGGGTAAAATGGAATATTCCCAATGATAATTCCAAAGCCAATAGGGATGAGGAGCAGCGGTTCGTACTCTTTCGAAATGGCTAGATAAATGAAAAATAATCCAACCAAGATCATTATAGCATGTCCGACGGTGAAGTTTGCAAAGGCGGTGTAGCCAAGAAACTGCATCAGCTGATCGGACAAAAATGACATGTAGTTTTGAGTTTGTTCCATAGGATTGGGGCTTATTCAATAACTACAAGTACATCACCTTCCATTACGCTATCGCCTTGACGAACTTTGATAGAGGCGATTTTTCCCTCTTTGTCAGAGTCAATGTTGTTCTCCATCTTCATAGCCTCGAGTACCAAAAGGCGTTGTCCTACCTTTACAATGTCTCCTTCGCGGACGGCAAGGCTAAGAATAACTCCTGGTAGTGGCGATTTGATGGCTCCAGATGTTGCCATTCCGGGGCTCACCGTTTTTGCTACCGATGGATGGGAGTCTGTCGAAGGTACTGCTTCTGGTCGTACTAGGGTTGGCGTTTTGGATTGCTTAATCTCCCTGTCTATTTCAACCTTATAGGGAGAGCCATTGATTTCAACATCGACGATGTTACCATCTACGTTATTTACGTGAACATCGTAGTCGTTCCCGTTTATTTTGAGCTTGTATTGTTTCATTTGAGTAATTTTAAAGTTTTAGTCGGTTTGTTGATAATTTAAATCACCAAAAGTTACCGTCTTGTAACTTTTTGAGGTATTTGCCTTAATCCATAAATCTTCGAACTCCAAGGCGAGTAGGTTCTCGCTGTTTTTTCGATGGTTAGTATCGAAGATTCAAGGTCAGACCTCTCATTCTCGTATAGGTAAATCGCCGTAGCAATTGCAGTTAGCTCCTCTCCCGAAGGTCCTTCTAAAATTTTCGCCCCTGGATGGGCTACAATACCTTGCTTTTCGAGCTCGCGCTGTTTTGCTCTGCCAGAAAGCTTGATGTTGTACTTGCCAATGTACTTAAATACGAGGTATAGCATGATTAGGGCTATAAAAACAACGCTCATGGACATGAAGGCCATGAGAAAGCCATTGGGATCGTATAGAAGGAATTTGGATCCAGCAGAAGCCCCTTCTACGGTGTCATTATTTCCTCGAGGTGTTGCTTTGGGAAGGAAGTTCCAAGTGTTGCCGGCGTCGGTGGTGCGACCCCAGCTGGTGTCTGGTTTTTGGATGGTGTGGTTAAACGTAACGCTGTCGATTAAAACTCTTCCGCTTTGGTCGTAAAGCGCAAGATAGTTCGTTTCTCTTAGATCAAAATTTAGGTGTAGCGTTCCGTGAGTGGTTTTGTTGTCTGCCCAAAAAACAAGATAACTGCGTGGTGCGATTTTAGTTACTGGATCATTTTTGGGGATTCGATACTTTTTGGGGTTTTTAGGGTCATTGGTGAGATAGCACCCTGAGATGTTTACGTAGTTGTAGGCGGTGTTGTAGATTTCAATCCAAGAACCACGTACCCCAAAATCGTCCTGATAGTTTGACTCGTTGATGACAAGAAACTCGTTAATCCTCAAGTCACCTGCGTTTTGGGCAAGAACCTTGCCCGAAACGCATAATGACATGATTATAACAAAGCTTCTAACCAATTTAAAAACTTTGCTCATAGGTATAGTTTTACAATGGAATGTTCGAGTGCTTCTTAGGAGGATTTACATCCTTCTTAGTGGCAAGCGATTGTAGCGCACGTGCGATACGGAAACGAGTGTTCTTTGGTTCGATTACGTCATCGATGTAGCCAAACTTGGCAGCAACGTATGGGTTGGCGAACTTATCGCGGTACTCTTGTTCCTTTTCAACTAGGAATTGAACCTTAGCCTTTTCATCTTCAATGCTTCCGATTTCGCGGCTAAGAAGTACTTCGATTGCACCCTTTGGTCCCATAACTGCGATTTCGGCACCTGGCCAAGCGTAGTTGATGTCACCACGTAGGTGCTTGGAGCTCATTACGTCGTATGCACCACCGTATGCCTTACGAAGGATAACGGTAACTTTAGGAACTGTTGCTTCACCGTAGGCAAACAGAAGTTTTGCCCCGTGAAGGATAATTCCGCCGTACTCTTGAGCAGTACCAGGAAGGAATCCAGGAACGTCAACAAGGGTTACCAATGGAATGTTGAATGCGTCGCAGAAGCGAACAAAACGTGCAGCCTTACGAGATGCGTTGATGTCTAGTACCCCTGCAAGGTATTGAGGTTGGTTGGCAACGATACCTACAGACATTCCGTTGAAGCGAGCAAATCCGCAGATGATGTTTGGAGCGTAGTCGCGGTGTACTTCAAGGAATTCCTTGTCGTCAACCAACAGGTGAATAACCTCCTTAACATCGTATGGCTTGTTAGGGTTGTCAGGGATAATCTCGTTAAGTCTCTCTTCGATACGGTTAATTGGATCGTTAGATAGCTTAAGAGGAGCCTCCTCTAGGTTATTTTGAGGAAGGAAGCTAAGCAGCTTGCGGATTAGAAGGATACCTTCGTCTTCGTTTTCTGCCACAAAGTGAGCAACGCCCGATTTGGTAGCATGGATGCTTGCTCCACCAAGCTGTTCTTGGGTTACGTCTTCGCCAGTTACTGTTTTTACAACCTTAGGTCCAGTTACAAACATGTAGCTAGTTCCTTTAGTCATAATGTTGAAGTCGGTAAGAGCAGGAGAGTAAACTGCACCGCCAGCGCAAGGTCCGAAAATGGCAGAAATTTGAGGGATTACACCCGATGCCATAATGTTGCGTTG
This is a stretch of genomic DNA from Alistipes sp. ZOR0009. It encodes these proteins:
- a CDS encoding biotin/lipoyl-containing protein, giving the protein MKQYKLKINGNDYDVHVNNVDGNIVDVEINGSPYKVEIDREIKQSKTPTLVRPEAVPSTDSHPSVAKTVSPGMATSGAIKSPLPGVILSLAVREGDIVKVGQRLLVLEAMKMENNIDSDKEGKIASIKVRQGDSVMEGDVLVVIE
- a CDS encoding acyl-CoA carboxylase subunit beta; protein product: MTQQEKIQELLSLREEAKLGGGQKRIDSQHKKGKYTARERIEMLLDENSFEEFDMFVSHRCIDFGLAEETYLSDGVVTGYGTIDGRLVYIFSQDFTVFGGSLSEMFAAKICKVMDMAMKTGAPVIGVNDSGGARIQEGVKSLGGYADIFQRNIMASGVIPQISAIFGPCAGGAVYSPALTDFNIMTKGTSYMFVTGPKVVKTVTGEDVTQEQLGGASIHATKSGVAHFVAENEDEGILLIRKLLSFLPQNNLEEAPLKLSNDPINRIEERLNEIIPDNPNKPYDVKEVIHLLVDDKEFLEVHRDYAPNIICGFARFNGMSVGIVANQPQYLAGVLDINASRKAARFVRFCDAFNIPLVTLVDVPGFLPGTAQEYGGIILHGAKLLFAYGEATVPKVTVILRKAYGGAYDVMSSKHLRGDINYAWPGAEIAVMGPKGAIEVLLSREIGSIEDEKAKVQFLVEKEQEYRDKFANPYVAAKFGYIDDVIEPKNTRFRIARALQSLATKKDVNPPKKHSNIPL
- a CDS encoding OadG family transporter subunit; amino-acid sequence: MSKVFKLVRSFVIIMSLCVSGKVLAQNAGDLRINEFLVINESNYQDDFGVRGSWIEIYNTAYNYVNISGCYLTNDPKNPKKYRIPKNDPVTKIAPRSYLVFWADNKTTHGTLHLNFDLRETNYLALYDQSGRVLIDSVTFNHTIQKPDTSWGRTTDAGNTWNFLPKATPRGNNDTVEGASAGSKFLLYDPNGFLMAFMSMSVVFIALIMLYLVFKYIGKYNIKLSGRAKQRELEKQGIVAHPGAKILEGPSGEELTAIATAIYLYENERSDLESSILTIEKTARTYSPWSSKIYGLRQIPQKVTRR